The Pelagibius sp. CAU 1746 genomic sequence TCGACCAGGCCGTCGGTCAGCACCGAGTCGTCGATGTGGATGCCGATGACCTGCCCGAAGACCACCGCGTTGCGGGAGTCGGGAATGTCGGAGGGCAGATCGACGGTCTGCAGGTAGCTGCATTCCAGGTGGATCGGCGAGGCCGCGACCCGCGGCGGCTTCACCAGTTCGGAGGGCACCAGCTCCAGCCCGGCGATCTCCGCCTCGCTGGTGCCGGCCGGCGCGGAGGCCGAAGTCATGTTCATCTGCTCGCGCAGATCCCAGGTCACCACGTTGCAGACGAATTCCTTGGTGCGCTCGGCATTGGCCAGCGAGTCCTTGGAGCCGTCGGGCGGCCCGTCGGCCTTGCGCCCGCCGGCGGCGAACATCACCACGGGCGGATCGCCGGCGACGCCGTTGAAGAAGCTGTAGGGCGCCAGGTTCACCCGCCCCGCTTCGTTCAAAGTGGTGATCCAGCCGATCGGCCGCGGCACCACACAAGCCTTGAAGGGATTGCGCGGCAGACCGTGGTCGCCGGTCCGCGTGTCGTAGAACATAAACCTCTCCCTCAAGAACGGCGCTCAGGCCGCCGCGACCATTTCCCCATTGATGGCCAGCCCCTCGGGCCCGGCGCTGACGCTCACCTTGTCGCCGTCGCCGATCTTGCCTTCCAGGATCATGCTGGCCAAGGGGTTCTGAAGCTCCCGCTGGATCACCCGCTTCAGCGGGCGGGCGCCGTAGACCGGATCGTAGCCCTTGTCGGCCAGCCAGGTCTTGGCCGCCTCGTCCAGTTCCAGCGCGATCTTGCGGTCTTCCAGCATCTTGTGCAGGCGGACAAGCTGGATATCGACGATACCGCTCATCTGCGGGCGCGTCAGGCGGTGGAACAGCAGCACCTCGTCCAGGCGGTTGAGGAACTCGGGCCGGAAGGCCTGGCGCACCACCTCCATGACTTGGCCGCGCACCGCGTCGCTGTCCTCGCCCTCCGGCTGGGCGGCCAGGATATCGGCGCCCAGGTTGGAGGTCAGGATGATCATGGTGTTGCGGAAGTCGATGGTGCGGCCCTGGCCGTCGGTCAGGCGGCCGTCGTCCAACACCTGCAGCAGGATGTTGAAGACGTCGGGATGCGCCTTTTCCACCTCGTCGAAGAGCACGACCTGGTAGGGCCGGCGCCGCACCGCTTCGGTCAGCGCGCCGCCCTCCTCGTAACCGACATAGCCCGGCGGAGCGCCGATCATGCGCGCCACCGCGTGTTTTTCCATGTACTCCGACATGTCGAGGCGAACCATGGCCGTCTCGTCGTCGAAGAGAAAGCGGGCCAGCGCCTTGGTCAGCTCGGTCTTGCCGACGCCGGTGGGGCCGAGGAAGAGGAAGGAACCGATCGGTCGGTTGGGGTCCTGCAGGCCGGCGCGCGCGCGGCGCACGGCGTTGGAGATCGACACGATGGCGTCCTCCTGGCCGATCACGCTCTCGCGCAGGGCGTCTTCCATGGCGAGCAGCTTCTCGCGCTCGCCCTCCAGCATCTTGTCGACGGGAATGCCGGTCCAGCGCGACACCACCGCGGCGATGTCGTCCTCCGTCACCTCCTCGTTCAGCATCTGGTGCTCCTGGGCCGACTCGGCCTCGGAGAGCTGCTTTTCCAGGCCCGGGATCACGCCGTACTTCAGCTCGCTGGCCTTGTTGAGGTCGCCCTCGCGCTGCGCGATCTCCAGGTCGCTGCGCGCATGGTCGAGCTGTTCCTTCAGCTTCTGGGCACCGGCCAGCTTGTCCTTCTCAGCCTGCCACCGGGCGGTCAGATCTTCGGTCTTTGCTTCCAGTTCCTTGATCTCACCCGAAAGCTTTTCCAGGCGCTCCTTAGAGGCCTTATCGCTTTCCTTCTGCAAGGCGTTCTCTTCGATCTTCATCTGCACCAGGCGGCGGTCGAGCTCATCGATCTCCTCCGGCTTGGAATCCACCACCATGCGCAGGCGGCTGGCGGACTCGTCGACCAGGTCGATCGCCTTGTCGGGCAGGAAGCGGTCGGAGATGTAGCGGTTGGACAGTGTCGCCGCCGCGACGATGGCGGCATCGGTGATGCGCACGCCGTGGTGCACCTCGTACTTCTCCTTCAGACCGCGCAGGATCGAGACGGTTTCCTCGACGCTCGGCTCGGGCACGAAGACCGGCTGGAAGCGCCGCGCCAGGGCGGCGTCCTTCTCGATATACTTGCGGTATTCGTCCAGCGTGGTGGCGCCGACGCAGTGCAGGTCGCCGCGCGCCAGCGCAGGCTTCAGCATGTTGGAGGCGTCCATGGTGCCTTCGGCCTTGCCGGCGCCGACCAGGGTGTGAAGCTCGTCGATGAAGACGATGATCTCACCGCCGGCATCGGCGATTTCCTGCAGCACGGCCTTCAGGCGCTCCTCGAACTCGCCGCGGAACTTAGCGCCGGCGACCATGGCACCGAGGTCGAGCGACATGAGGCGCTTGTTCTTGAGGTTGTCGGGCACGTCGCCGTTGACGATGCGTTGGGCCAGGCCCTCGACGATGGCGGTCTTGCCGACGCCGGGCTCGCCGATCAGCACGGGGTTGTTCTTGGTGCGCCGCGAGAGCACCTGCACGGTGCGGCGGATCTCCTCGTCGCGGCCGATGACCGGGTCGAGCTTGCCTTCGCGCGCCACCTCGGTGAGGTCGCGGGCGTACTTGTTCAGCGCCTCGTACTGGTCCTCGGCGGTGGCCGTATCGGCGCGCCGGCCCTTGCGCATGGTGTTGATCGCCTGATTGAGCGACTGCGGCGTCACCCCGGCAGCGGCCAGCGCCTTGGCGGCGGTGGTGCCCGGCAGCATGGCGATGGCCAAGAGGATACGCTCGGCGGTGACGTAGGAATCGCCAGCCTCCTCCGAGAGCTTCTCGGCTTGGCCGAAGAGGTCGTTGGTTTCCTGCGCCAGGTAGAGCTGGCCGGCGCCGGCGCCTTCGACCTTGGGCTGCTTGGCCAGCGCCTCGTCGACGGACTTGACCGCCGCCTCCGGCTTGCCGCCGGCCTGGCGGATCAGGTTACGCGCCAAGCCCTCCTCGTCGTCGAGCAGAACCTTCAGCAAGTGTTCCGGGGTCAGGCGTTGGTGGTGTTTGCGGCTGGCGAGAGTTTGCGCGGCCTGGAGGAAGCCGCGCGAGCGTTCGGTATAGCGATTGAGATCCATCTATATCCCCTTTCCCGCACCCGATGAGCGGCATGCAGGTAACCAGATCGATACTACTGCAGCGGTCGCGCCCATCCCAGTGGCACGCGGCCGCCGAAGCCGGCCGCAACGGCCCGGCTTCCTTAGGAGATATGGGGTGTTGCAAAAAAGGCACAAGGCCCAGGAGCGCCCAAAAAAGAG encodes the following:
- a CDS encoding flavin reductase family protein; amino-acid sequence: MFYDTRTGDHGLPRNPFKACVVPRPIGWITTLNEAGRVNLAPYSFFNGVAGDPPVVMFAAGGRKADGPPDGSKDSLANAERTKEFVCNVVTWDLREQMNMTSASAPAGTSEAEIAGLELVPSELVKPPRVAASPIHLECSYLQTVDLPSDIPDSRNAVVFGQVIGIHIDDSVLTDGLVDMAKVKPIARLGYMDYCLVEEVFTIHRPDWLAKKPSAAAE
- the clpB gene encoding ATP-dependent chaperone ClpB, whose amino-acid sequence is MDLNRYTERSRGFLQAAQTLASRKHHQRLTPEHLLKVLLDDEEGLARNLIRQAGGKPEAAVKSVDEALAKQPKVEGAGAGQLYLAQETNDLFGQAEKLSEEAGDSYVTAERILLAIAMLPGTTAAKALAAAGVTPQSLNQAINTMRKGRRADTATAEDQYEALNKYARDLTEVAREGKLDPVIGRDEEIRRTVQVLSRRTKNNPVLIGEPGVGKTAIVEGLAQRIVNGDVPDNLKNKRLMSLDLGAMVAGAKFRGEFEERLKAVLQEIADAGGEIIVFIDELHTLVGAGKAEGTMDASNMLKPALARGDLHCVGATTLDEYRKYIEKDAALARRFQPVFVPEPSVEETVSILRGLKEKYEVHHGVRITDAAIVAAATLSNRYISDRFLPDKAIDLVDESASRLRMVVDSKPEEIDELDRRLVQMKIEENALQKESDKASKERLEKLSGEIKELEAKTEDLTARWQAEKDKLAGAQKLKEQLDHARSDLEIAQREGDLNKASELKYGVIPGLEKQLSEAESAQEHQMLNEEVTEDDIAAVVSRWTGIPVDKMLEGEREKLLAMEDALRESVIGQEDAIVSISNAVRRARAGLQDPNRPIGSFLFLGPTGVGKTELTKALARFLFDDETAMVRLDMSEYMEKHAVARMIGAPPGYVGYEEGGALTEAVRRRPYQVVLFDEVEKAHPDVFNILLQVLDDGRLTDGQGRTIDFRNTMIILTSNLGADILAAQPEGEDSDAVRGQVMEVVRQAFRPEFLNRLDEVLLFHRLTRPQMSGIVDIQLVRLHKMLEDRKIALELDEAAKTWLADKGYDPVYGARPLKRVIQRELQNPLASMILEGKIGDGDKVSVSAGPEGLAINGEMVAAA